TCTGTGGCGTGCATGTGAACAACAAGTGGTTTCCCGGTAACATTTTTGGCAGCAATTCCAGCTGAATAAGTGAGCCAGTCGTGCGCGTGAATGAGGTCGAACTGGGATTTTTTTGCTATCCCTGCAGCCACCAGCGCATACCTGGAAACTTCAGCCATGAGGTCGGTGCCATAAGCGCCGGAAAAATTGAACTTTGTGCTTGTTACTTTTTGTTCTAACGAAACTCCTTCGAGCCTGTTTTCTTCTGCAATACGGGCAAATTCCTGCGGGCTGACATAAGGAATCAGGTTCGATCCGATCTCCATGTAGGTGATCTTCTTCCAGAACTCTTTGTAGTCCTCATCGGATGAATCAACCAATACATCGCTTGCATTCACAATTCGCACCGCCGATTCGTCCTCATCCCCGTATGCCTTTGGCACAACAAAGATCGTCTCTATGCCCTGATTGGCAAGGCCTTTTGTCATACCGTAACACGCAGTTCCTAAGCCCCCTGAAATATGGGGAGGGAATTCCCATCCAAACATTAATACTTTCATGAGCAAATCCTGTTACTTCTTAATTTATGTTGAATGTGACTATTCATAATTTTTTATCATTTCAATGATTCTTAGCAGTTCGGCAACCGATGAAGCCATCGAGATGGCGCCTGAAGGGTGGTGCGGTGGATCACCGTCAAAAATTTCAGAAATAGTGCCTATGCCATAAGTTTGCATCTCGGGTTCCAGTCCATTGAACAGATTTTTGATGACAAACAGCCCGCCTTTTTTGTAAACTTTCAGGTAGGCTTCGGCATAATGCCCGATCAGCCATGCTACCACTGAACCCTGGTGATAAGCTTCATCACGTTCCTGCTCAGTTCCGCGGTAAACACCTTTGTATTTCAGACTTTTTGGTGTTAAAGACCGTAACCCTTTTGGAGTAAGTAATTCTCTTTCAACAACGTCAAGGATTCTTTTTTGCTGGATATCACTCAACGGCGAATAAGGCATCGAAACAGCAAGCAGCTGGTTTGGACGTACCGACCAGTCCTTGAAGTTGCCATTGGTGTAGTCGGCAAGGTAACCTTTCTCCTGGTCCCAGAATTCAGCTTCGAATCCAGTTTTGATTTTTTCCGGAATACCTTTCCATTGACCTGTAAATGTTGAGTCTTTGGCTGCTTTGGCCAGCTCAAGACTAAACATTACAGCATTGTACCAAAGGGCATTTACTTCGACTGGCAGGCCTATTCGCGGTGTTACGGGTTTTCCGTTAACCAGGGCGTTCATCCAGGTTATCGCATTTCCGGTTTCTCCTGCAAACAGCAGCCCGTTTTCCTGCATCTTAATATTATATTGTGTTCCATCCCGGTAAGCATTCAGGATGAGTTTCATTACATTTCTGTATTCATTCCATATTTTGGCTTTCTCGCCGGTTTTTTCGACATACTTTTGCAGCGCCCAGAAGAACCATAATTGAGTGTCAACTGAGTTGTAGTTTATCGTATGATTCTTAATAGTATTGTGGAAAAAAGGTCCTTGCATAGTCGAAATCATCGAATCAATGACTTCTTTGAAGGTTTTTGTATCATCCCGGGTAAGCAAAAGACCCGGCAGCGACATAAATGTGTCGCGACCTATGCTGCCATACCATGGGTAACCGGCCAGCACTTCAACCTTATTCTCTTTTCGGATAACAAACTGTTGTGCTGCATTGATGAGACAGTTCTCGAATGAGTTTCTCGGGAGCCTTTTTTTCCCTTCTGCAACAAATCTTTGCTTTAAACCTGTTGGGTTAATTTCTGCAGTTCCGGCGGCAAGGATGACAGATTCACCTTTAGCAATTTCAATCTCAAAGTACCCGGGTACATAGAGGTCTTCAACTGAATCATAACCTCTCAGACTCTCGTGCGTGTATTCAATATTGTAATACCAATCAGGCACATGCACATATTCTGTCTTTTTCGAAAATTGAATAAAAAGTGGTGAATAGCCGTCATACATGGTAACCTTAATCCCATTTTTAACGGGCTCATATTTTTTATTGGCATCAATATTGGCTTTTGAAAGCTCATGAATGTTGCGGAACGCAAGGAACGGCTTGAGCCTTAATTTAGTTGGTGAATTTGCTTCAGCCAACGTGTATTTGATGAGCACCTGATTTTCATGTGAAGAAAACAGAATTTCCTTTTCGAGAACGACACCACCTACCCTGTAAGTAATTTTTGGAGCGGGATCGAGTTCAAAATTCCTTACATATTTATGACCTTTTGGGGCATACACGCCATTTTGGTATTTGTGGATTCCCAGGTTAAAATCGGCATCATGCTGAATCACGGTCTCGTCGAGTGTAGAGAGCAGCACATGCGGGTCGTTACCGAATTGTGGTTGCGGTACAATGAGTAAACCATGGTATTTCCTGGTGTTGCAATTAATGATTGTGGTTGAAGCAAATGCACCAGAGCGGTTCGAGCGGAGGAGTTCACGTCGTAATGAATATTCGAGGTTAATTAACTGTGTTTTGTCAAACTTAATGTAGGCCATGCTGATTAAATTCTTGAAAATTAATTTGTTAAAGTCAAATTTGCAATAAAATTTCTGACCGCGAAAGTACTACTTTTAAAGCTATAAAAACCAGCAAATTAAAACTAATTAACATAAAATTAAATAGATAAAGCTCACAAGTTC
This DNA window, taken from Bacteroidales bacterium, encodes the following:
- a CDS encoding glycogen debranching enzyme family protein — its product is MAYIKFDKTQLINLEYSLRRELLRSNRSGAFASTTIINCNTRKYHGLLIVPQPQFGNDPHVLLSTLDETVIQHDADFNLGIHKYQNGVYAPKGHKYVRNFELDPAPKITYRVGGVVLEKEILFSSHENQVLIKYTLAEANSPTKLRLKPFLAFRNIHELSKANIDANKKYEPVKNGIKVTMYDGYSPLFIQFSKKTEYVHVPDWYYNIEYTHESLRGYDSVEDLYVPGYFEIEIAKGESVILAAGTAEINPTGLKQRFVAEGKKRLPRNSFENCLINAAQQFVIRKENKVEVLAGYPWYGSIGRDTFMSLPGLLLTRDDTKTFKEVIDSMISTMQGPFFHNTIKNHTINYNSVDTQLWFFWALQKYVEKTGEKAKIWNEYRNVMKLILNAYRDGTQYNIKMQENGLLFAGETGNAITWMNALVNGKPVTPRIGLPVEVNALWYNAVMFSLELAKAAKDSTFTGQWKGIPEKIKTGFEAEFWDQEKGYLADYTNGNFKDWSVRPNQLLAVSMPYSPLSDIQQKRILDVVERELLTPKGLRSLTPKSLKYKGVYRGTEQERDEAYHQGSVVAWLIGHYAEAYLKVYKKGGLFVIKNLFNGLEPEMQTYGIGTISEIFDGDPPHHPSGAISMASSVAELLRIIEMIKNYE